One part of the Aliivibrio fischeri ATCC 7744 = JCM 18803 = DSM 507 genome encodes these proteins:
- the parE gene encoding DNA topoisomerase IV subunit B, with amino-acid sequence MTEQYNAGAIEVLNGLEPVRRRPGMYTDTVRPNHLGQEVIDNSVDEALAGHAKKVEVILHADQSLEVIDDGRGMPVDIHPVEKVSGVELILCKLHAGGKFSGKNYEFSGGLHGVGISVVNALSKRVEVTVRRDGQVYEIAFEHGDKVSDLTVTGTCGRRNRGTSVHFWPDASYFDSAKFSVTRLINNLKAKAVLCPGLEIVFKDKVNDKEHNWCYEDGLKDYLLEGVTGFTLLPEIPFTGAFSGTGEAADWAVTWLPEGGELVAESYVNLIPTAQGGTHVNGMRQGLLDAMREFCEFRNLVPRGVKLTADDIWDRCAYVLSVKMQDPQFAGQTKERLSSRQCAAFVSGVVKDAFSLWLNEKPQIAEQLAEACIANAHRRMRAAKKVVRKKIASGPALPGKLTDCSVQDLARTELFLVEGDSAGGSAKQARDREFQAVMPLRGKILNTWEVSADQVLASQEVHDISVALGIDPDSDDLSGLRYGKVCILADADSDGLHIATLLCALYLKHFKALVQAGHVYVAMPPLYRIDCGKEVFYALDEEEKEGVLDRLSNKRAKINVQRFKGLGEMNPLQLRETTMDPNTRRLVQLTIDDDEQTDEMMDMLLGKKRADDRRAWLQSNGDQAEV; translated from the coding sequence ATGACTGAACAATATAATGCAGGAGCCATTGAGGTTCTAAATGGCCTTGAGCCCGTTCGTCGCCGTCCTGGTATGTATACCGACACTGTCCGTCCAAACCATTTGGGCCAAGAAGTTATTGATAACAGTGTCGATGAAGCCCTAGCCGGACACGCGAAAAAAGTTGAAGTAATTTTACATGCCGATCAATCACTTGAAGTTATTGATGATGGGCGTGGTATGCCTGTTGATATCCATCCAGTAGAAAAAGTATCTGGCGTTGAACTTATTTTGTGTAAGTTACATGCTGGTGGTAAATTCTCAGGTAAAAACTACGAATTCTCAGGTGGCTTACACGGGGTTGGTATCTCTGTAGTAAATGCCTTGTCAAAACGAGTTGAAGTAACGGTTCGTCGTGATGGCCAAGTGTATGAAATTGCATTTGAACACGGTGATAAAGTATCAGATTTAACCGTAACGGGCACTTGTGGTCGTCGTAACCGTGGTACCAGTGTTCATTTCTGGCCTGATGCGAGCTATTTTGATTCCGCAAAATTCTCTGTTACTCGCCTTATCAATAATTTAAAAGCTAAAGCAGTACTTTGTCCTGGCTTAGAAATTGTTTTTAAAGATAAAGTTAACGATAAAGAACACAACTGGTGTTATGAAGACGGTCTTAAAGATTATCTTCTTGAAGGTGTAACTGGTTTTACATTATTACCAGAAATTCCATTTACTGGTGCTTTTTCTGGCACTGGTGAAGCGGCAGATTGGGCGGTAACTTGGCTACCAGAAGGCGGTGAGCTAGTTGCTGAAAGTTATGTAAACCTTATTCCTACAGCACAAGGTGGTACGCACGTAAATGGCATGCGCCAAGGTCTTCTTGATGCAATGCGTGAGTTCTGTGAGTTCCGTAACCTTGTTCCTCGTGGCGTTAAGTTAACTGCTGATGATATTTGGGACCGTTGTGCCTACGTATTATCGGTGAAAATGCAAGACCCACAATTTGCAGGTCAAACTAAAGAGCGTTTATCTTCACGTCAGTGTGCGGCGTTTGTTTCTGGTGTGGTAAAAGACGCATTTAGCTTATGGTTGAATGAGAAGCCACAAATCGCAGAACAACTTGCTGAAGCATGTATTGCGAACGCGCACCGTCGTATGCGTGCTGCTAAAAAAGTGGTTCGTAAGAAAATCGCTTCAGGTCCAGCTCTTCCGGGTAAGTTGACCGATTGTTCTGTTCAAGATTTAGCTCGTACCGAATTGTTCTTAGTGGAAGGGGACTCGGCGGGTGGTTCTGCTAAACAAGCTCGTGATCGTGAGTTCCAAGCGGTTATGCCACTGCGTGGTAAAATTTTGAATACATGGGAAGTATCAGCTGACCAAGTATTAGCATCTCAAGAAGTACATGATATTTCTGTTGCTTTGGGTATTGACCCCGACTCTGATGACTTATCTGGTTTGCGTTACGGTAAAGTATGTATCCTTGCCGATGCTGACTCCGACGGTCTTCATATCGCAACCCTGTTATGTGCACTTTATCTAAAACACTTCAAAGCATTAGTTCAAGCTGGCCACGTTTATGTTGCCATGCCTCCTTTGTATCGTATTGATTGCGGTAAAGAGGTGTTCTACGCACTTGATGAAGAAGAAAAAGAAGGCGTATTAGATCGTCTAAGCAATAAGCGCGCAAAAATTAATGTACAGCGATTTAAAGGATTGGGTGAGATGAACCCACTTCAATTGCGTGAAACGACGATGGATCCAAATACACGACGTCTTGTTCAGTTAACGATCGATGATGATGAACAAACTGATGAAATGATGGATATGCTTTTAGGTAAGAAACGTGCAGACGATCGTCGTGCTTGGCTACAATCTAACGGCGATCAGGCAGAGGTATAA
- the cpdA gene encoding 3',5'-cyclic-AMP phosphodiesterase, with translation MLSETLLNEESDSIRLLQITDTHLFAPEDGALLGVPTRKSFQSVVEQVLQRTPDFDAILATGDISQDHTVESYQHFVKGITPLKKPCFWLPGNHDYKPSMGGVLPSPQISACEHLLIGQHWQVIILDSQVVGVPHGALSDEQLTLLDNALSQHPQRHSLVLLHHHPLPAGSAWLDQHQLKESDQFWSVLAKHRNVNGIVCGHIHQELDRIVNGVRLLATPSTCVQFLPDSDDFALDSQAPGWRTLDLLPNGDIETQVYRLKDCDFSADSEAGGY, from the coding sequence AACAGATACCCACTTGTTTGCGCCAGAAGATGGCGCATTACTTGGCGTACCTACACGAAAAAGCTTTCAAAGTGTTGTAGAACAAGTATTACAGCGAACTCCTGATTTTGATGCCATTCTTGCTACGGGTGATATTTCTCAAGATCATACCGTTGAATCTTATCAGCACTTCGTTAAAGGAATAACACCTCTAAAAAAGCCTTGTTTCTGGCTTCCTGGTAATCATGACTATAAGCCAAGTATGGGCGGTGTTTTGCCTTCTCCTCAAATTAGTGCGTGTGAACACTTACTTATTGGTCAGCATTGGCAAGTGATTATTCTGGATAGTCAAGTTGTAGGTGTTCCTCATGGTGCATTATCTGATGAGCAACTAACATTATTAGATAACGCATTATCTCAACATCCTCAACGTCATTCGTTGGTATTATTGCATCACCATCCATTGCCCGCTGGAAGCGCTTGGTTAGACCAACACCAACTTAAAGAAAGTGATCAATTTTGGTCTGTTTTAGCAAAACATCGCAATGTGAATGGGATAGTTTGCGGACATATTCACCAAGAGTTAGATCGTATCGTTAATGGTGTTCGTTTATTAGCAACGCCATCCACTTGTGTTCAATTCCTACCTGATTCGGATGATTTTGCTTTGGACTCTCAAGCTCCAGGTTGGAGAACGTTAGATTTATTACCAAATGGTGATATTGAAACGCAGGTATATCGACTTAAAGATTGTGACTTTTCAGCGGATAGTGAGGCAGGGGGCTACTAA
- the degS gene encoding outer membrane-stress sensor serine endopeptidase DegS yields the protein MLSFLLRSAMIGVATAAILLFAFPNLRSSITPEQNTIEQTSQNSKQISFNYAVRRAAPAVVNIYSRKYNDNDRLRLDTEGLGSGVIVSDKGYIITNYHVVADADQVIVALQDGRLFNSQLIGKDKRTDLAVLQIKDTNLPVIPLNPNYQADIGDVVLAIGNPYNLGQTTTFGIISATGRAALSADGTQGLIQTDAAINRGNSGGALVNTRGELVGINTASFQQATELETYGISFAIPYALADKIMRRLIADGQVIRGYIGIDGRDINPAMARLMNADNINGILVLGVSPNSPAEKAGIITQDIITSIDGKSVTNRQSVIDIVTELRPGTEVDVDVIRKGITKTIKVTIEEDPSNE from the coding sequence ATGCTCTCATTCTTATTGCGTTCAGCTATGATAGGTGTCGCAACAGCTGCGATACTGCTGTTTGCATTCCCTAACCTACGCTCAAGCATCACCCCTGAGCAAAATACGATAGAGCAAACCTCTCAGAACAGTAAGCAAATTTCATTTAATTATGCCGTTCGTCGAGCAGCTCCTGCTGTTGTAAATATCTATAGTCGCAAATACAACGATAATGACCGTCTACGTTTAGATACAGAAGGCTTAGGCTCGGGCGTTATCGTTAGCGATAAAGGCTACATTATTACTAACTATCACGTTGTTGCCGATGCAGACCAAGTTATTGTTGCCCTTCAAGATGGACGTCTATTTAACTCTCAATTAATTGGTAAAGATAAACGTACTGATTTAGCTGTATTACAAATTAAAGATACCAACCTACCTGTTATTCCATTAAACCCAAACTATCAAGCTGATATTGGTGATGTTGTGCTGGCTATTGGTAATCCATACAACCTAGGACAAACCACGACCTTTGGCATTATCTCAGCGACAGGTCGTGCCGCATTGAGTGCTGATGGTACACAAGGACTAATCCAAACCGATGCTGCCATTAACAGAGGTAATTCTGGTGGAGCTCTGGTCAATACCAGAGGTGAGTTAGTGGGTATCAATACCGCCTCATTCCAGCAAGCCACTGAGCTAGAAACTTATGGTATTTCATTTGCAATTCCTTATGCTCTTGCGGATAAAATCATGCGTCGATTGATTGCCGATGGACAAGTAATTCGTGGCTACATTGGCATCGATGGAAGAGACATTAACCCTGCCATGGCAAGATTAATGAATGCAGATAATATCAACGGTATTTTAGTTTTAGGTGTTTCACCAAATAGCCCAGCAGAAAAAGCAGGTATTATTACTCAAGATATAATTACCAGTATCGATGGTAAAAGTGTGACCAATAGACAAAGTGTCATTGATATCGTAACAGAGTTAAGACCGGGTACTGAAGTGGATGTCGATGTGATTCGTAAAGGAATAACCAAAACAATTAAAGTGACAATTGAAGAAGACCCAAGTAATGAATAA
- the yqiA gene encoding esterase YqiA, producing MHKPSLLLYIHGFNSSPLSHKAQVMAEYCKVHRPDIKVIVPRLPSYPSQAAEFLVQLVEKYKDTHQIGLVGSSLGGYLSTWLNHQYGFKAALVNPAVKPYELLADYLGKQVNPYTQEEYFLEEKHMEELLALQVETLHSVDDLWLLQQEGDEVLDYRQAVDKYSACKQTIEKGGDHSFVNFERYPEQIIQFLNL from the coding sequence ATGCATAAACCAAGTTTGCTTTTGTATATCCACGGTTTTAACAGCTCTCCTTTATCTCATAAGGCGCAAGTCATGGCTGAGTATTGCAAAGTACACCGGCCAGATATCAAGGTTATCGTGCCTCGTTTACCTTCTTATCCTTCACAAGCGGCAGAGTTTTTAGTTCAACTTGTTGAAAAATATAAAGACACACATCAGATTGGTTTGGTCGGTAGTTCTCTTGGTGGGTACTTATCTACTTGGTTAAATCATCAATATGGTTTTAAAGCGGCTTTAGTTAACCCTGCAGTTAAGCCTTATGAGTTACTCGCCGATTACCTTGGAAAGCAAGTAAATCCATATACTCAAGAAGAATACTTTCTTGAAGAGAAGCACATGGAAGAGCTGTTAGCATTGCAAGTAGAAACGTTACATTCTGTTGATGACTTATGGTTATTGCAACAAGAAGGCGATGAAGTCCTCGATTACCGACAAGCTGTAGATAAGTATTCAGCTTGTAAACAAACAATAGAAAAAGGCGGCGATCATAGTTTTGTTAACTTTGAGCGTTATCCTGAACAAATTATTCAATTTCTAAATTTATAG
- a CDS encoding Do family serine endopeptidase, translated as MKKPLLVLGALSLSISAIITPIQSQAALPLAVNSQQLPSLAPMLEKITPAVVSIAVEGTQVSKRHIPEQFRFFFGPDFPSEQVQEQPFRGQGSGVIVDAKKGYIVTNHHVINNAEKILVQLHDGREYTAELIGSDELSDIALLKLEEAKNLTEIKLADSDNLRVGDFSVAIGNPFGLGQTVTSGIISALGRSGLNLDNFENFIQTDAAINSGNSGGALVNLNGDLIGINTAILGPNGGNVGIGFAIPSNMVRNLSEQILEFGHVKRGILGVQGGELTPELAEAFGYETNHGAFVSQVVPDSAADKAGIQAGDILISINGKKIQTFGELRAKVATLGAGKKVTLGLIRDGKEKTITATLKEAEQIKAQAENLHNGLKGAELQNTSQSDPVKGVKISNVEKASMAQRYGLQKDDVIIGVNRKPVKNLQQFRKLLESKPPILALNIQRGEHSLYLVIK; from the coding sequence ATGAAAAAGCCTTTGCTCGTTTTAGGTGCTTTATCTTTAAGCATCAGTGCGATAATTACACCGATTCAATCCCAAGCAGCCTTACCACTTGCGGTGAATTCACAACAATTACCAAGCCTTGCACCTATGTTGGAGAAAATCACTCCAGCGGTCGTGAGTATTGCCGTAGAAGGAACCCAAGTATCTAAGCGTCATATACCCGAACAGTTTCGTTTCTTTTTTGGTCCAGACTTTCCTTCAGAACAAGTTCAAGAACAACCTTTTAGAGGGCAAGGTTCCGGCGTTATTGTCGATGCTAAAAAAGGATATATTGTTACCAATCATCACGTCATTAATAACGCAGAAAAAATACTGGTGCAGTTACACGATGGACGTGAATACACTGCCGAATTAATTGGCAGTGACGAATTATCTGACATCGCTTTACTTAAACTTGAAGAGGCAAAAAACCTAACCGAAATAAAGTTAGCTGATTCTGACAATTTACGGGTCGGCGATTTTAGTGTTGCCATTGGTAACCCTTTTGGCCTTGGTCAAACCGTAACATCTGGCATTATTTCAGCCTTAGGTCGCAGTGGATTAAACCTAGATAACTTTGAAAACTTTATTCAAACTGATGCCGCAATAAACAGCGGTAATTCAGGAGGTGCACTTGTAAACCTAAATGGTGATTTAATTGGTATTAACACCGCAATACTAGGACCAAATGGCGGCAACGTAGGCATCGGCTTTGCTATCCCATCAAATATGGTTCGTAATTTATCAGAGCAGATTTTAGAGTTTGGTCATGTTAAGCGCGGTATTCTTGGCGTTCAAGGAGGAGAGTTAACACCAGAACTCGCTGAAGCATTCGGTTATGAAACCAATCATGGTGCTTTTGTTAGCCAAGTTGTACCAGATAGTGCAGCTGACAAAGCTGGTATTCAAGCGGGTGACATTCTGATCTCTATCAATGGTAAAAAAATTCAAACTTTTGGTGAGTTACGAGCAAAAGTCGCCACGTTAGGTGCAGGGAAAAAAGTGACCCTAGGCCTGATCCGTGATGGAAAAGAAAAAACCATTACAGCAACACTAAAAGAAGCAGAGCAAATTAAAGCACAAGCTGAAAATCTTCATAACGGACTAAAAGGTGCAGAACTACAAAACACCTCTCAATCAGATCCAGTTAAAGGTGTGAAGATCAGTAATGTAGAAAAAGCATCCATGGCACAACGCTACGGTTTACAAAAAGACGACGTCATTATCGGTGTTAACCGTAAACCAGTGAAAAATTTACAACAATTTAGAAAGCTACTAGAAAGCAAACCGCCGATACTCGCATTAAACATTCAACGTGGTGAACACTCTCTTTATCTAGTCATTAAGTAA
- the zapG gene encoding Z-ring associated protein ZapG, translating to MAWTYALIGLAVGITIGFMISRFTVPGIKHQKSLKQDLEKSKYELEQYRQELVDHFATSATMLEALAKDFNKMYDHMASTSKELMPNLPEQDNPFSARLGEMTLSPELNKKVAHVKDEISKQPKDYANGATGLLKDEHLVDINAKKEDKIA from the coding sequence ATGGCGTGGACGTACGCTTTAATTGGCTTAGCTGTTGGTATTACCATTGGCTTTATGATTTCTCGTTTTACAGTACCCGGTATTAAACACCAAAAATCATTAAAACAAGATTTAGAAAAATCCAAATATGAATTGGAGCAATACCGTCAAGAGTTGGTTGATCACTTCGCAACAAGTGCAACAATGCTAGAAGCGTTAGCAAAAGACTTCAATAAGATGTATGACCACATGGCTTCAACATCAAAAGAGTTGATGCCTAATCTTCCAGAGCAAGACAACCCGTTTTCAGCGCGTTTAGGAGAAATGACCCTTTCACCAGAGCTAAACAAAAAAGTAGCTCATGTAAAAGATGAAATTAGTAAACAACCTAAAGATTACGCCAATGGAGCGACAGGCCTTTTAAAGGATGAGCACCTAGTTGATATCAACGCAAAAAAAGAAGATAAAATCGCTTAA
- the parC gene encoding DNA topoisomerase IV subunit A, which translates to MSTEMSLEGVEQLPLRKFTEDAYLNYSMYVIMDRALPYIGDGLKPVQRRIIYAMSELGLSANAKYKKSARTVGDVLGKYHPHGDSACYEAMVLMAQPFSYRYPLVDGQGNWGAPDDPKSFAAMRYTESKLSKFADVLLGEIGQGTVDWQPNFDGTMKEPTILPSRLPHILLNGITGIAVGMATDIPPHNVREVANATVHLLENPKADLDEVMDFVKGPDYPTKAEIISPSSEIKKIYRSGRGSIKMRAVWHKEEGDIVITALPHQVSGSKLLEQIANQMRAKKLPMVDDLRDESDHENPTRIVIVPRSNRVDAEPLMNHLFASTDLEKSYRVNLNMIGLDQRPQVKGLVSILSEWIEFRRTTVRKRLQHRLDKVLARLHILEGLLAAYLNIDEVIEIIRTEDDPKHELMTRFDLSEKQAEAILEIKLRQLAKLEEIKIRGEQDELAKERDYLEKLLGSERRLNTLIKKEILADAEKFGDDRRSPLVERAEAKAMTERDLIPSEAITVVLSDKGWIRHAKGHDVDPTTLNYKSGDKYLAHARGKSNAPAVFMGSNGRSYALESHTLPSARSQGEPITGRLNITAGSQITHVVMGEEEQTWLISSDAGYGFVCKGADLLSKNKNGKALLTLPENSQVMNPEAVSDLESDEILAITNEGRMLLFPIKDLPQLGKGKGNKIINIPAARSKSREEFLSHLLPLPQGATITLYAGKRKLGLKPTDLDNFRGERGRRGSLLPRGLQRVTRIDINGESTATEEESE; encoded by the coding sequence ATGAGTACAGAAATGTCCTTAGAAGGTGTTGAACAGCTGCCACTGCGCAAGTTTACAGAAGACGCTTATCTAAATTACTCCATGTACGTAATCATGGACCGTGCATTACCGTATATCGGTGATGGTTTAAAACCAGTTCAACGTCGTATTATTTACGCGATGTCTGAACTTGGTTTATCAGCAAACGCAAAGTATAAGAAATCAGCACGTACCGTTGGTGATGTATTAGGTAAATACCACCCACACGGTGACTCTGCGTGTTATGAAGCCATGGTGTTAATGGCTCAACCTTTCTCTTATCGCTATCCATTAGTTGATGGTCAAGGTAACTGGGGTGCGCCAGATGATCCTAAATCATTTGCTGCAATGCGTTATACGGAATCAAAACTGTCTAAGTTTGCTGATGTATTATTAGGCGAAATTGGTCAAGGTACAGTTGATTGGCAGCCAAACTTCGATGGCACAATGAAAGAGCCAACGATATTACCTTCACGTTTACCTCATATTTTATTGAACGGTATTACTGGTATCGCGGTTGGTATGGCAACAGACATTCCACCTCACAATGTACGTGAAGTCGCAAATGCAACAGTTCACCTATTAGAAAATCCAAAAGCGGATTTAGATGAGGTGATGGATTTTGTAAAAGGTCCAGATTATCCAACCAAAGCTGAAATTATTTCACCATCAAGTGAAATTAAAAAGATTTACCGTTCAGGTAGAGGCAGCATTAAAATGCGTGCGGTATGGCATAAAGAAGAGGGTGATATTGTTATTACCGCTCTGCCACATCAAGTATCTGGTAGTAAATTATTAGAGCAAATCGCAAACCAAATGCGAGCGAAGAAGTTACCTATGGTAGATGATCTTCGTGATGAATCTGATCATGAGAATCCAACACGTATCGTTATTGTTCCTCGCTCAAACCGAGTGGATGCGGAACCATTAATGAACCATTTATTTGCTTCGACAGATCTTGAAAAAAGCTACCGTGTTAACTTAAACATGATTGGTTTGGATCAGCGTCCTCAAGTGAAAGGTTTGGTATCTATTCTTTCTGAATGGATTGAATTCCGTCGCACAACAGTGCGTAAACGTCTTCAACACCGTTTAGATAAAGTGCTGGCTCGTCTACATATTTTAGAAGGTCTTTTAGCGGCTTACTTAAATATTGATGAAGTGATTGAAATCATCCGTACTGAAGATGATCCAAAGCATGAGTTAATGACTCGCTTTGATTTATCTGAGAAACAAGCGGAAGCGATTTTAGAAATTAAACTTCGTCAGTTAGCTAAACTGGAAGAGATTAAGATCCGTGGTGAACAAGATGAATTAGCTAAAGAGCGTGATTATCTTGAGAAACTATTAGGTTCAGAGCGTCGTTTAAACACATTAATTAAGAAAGAAATCTTAGCGGATGCTGAGAAGTTTGGTGATGATCGCCGTTCTCCATTGGTTGAGCGTGCAGAAGCGAAAGCGATGACAGAGCGTGACTTAATCCCAAGTGAAGCGATTACGGTTGTTCTTTCTGATAAAGGTTGGATTCGTCATGCTAAAGGTCATGATGTTGACCCAACAACATTGAATTATAAATCAGGCGATAAATACTTAGCGCATGCGCGTGGTAAGAGTAACGCGCCAGCTGTCTTTATGGGCAGTAATGGTCGAAGCTATGCACTTGAATCACATACATTGCCTTCAGCAAGAAGTCAGGGTGAGCCAATTACGGGTCGTCTAAATATTACTGCGGGTAGTCAAATTACGCATGTGGTTATGGGTGAAGAAGAACAGACATGGTTAATCAGCTCTGATGCTGGTTACGGTTTTGTTTGTAAGGGTGCTGATTTACTGTCTAAAAATAAAAACGGTAAAGCTCTGTTAACTCTTCCTGAAAACTCACAAGTAATGAACCCTGAAGCGGTGTCTGATTTAGAAAGTGATGAGATTTTAGCTATCACTAACGAAGGTCGAATGCTTTTATTCCCTATTAAAGATTTACCACAATTAGGTAAAGGTAAGGGGAATAAGATCATTAATATACCAGCAGCACGTTCAAAATCTCGTGAAGAATTCTTGTCTCACTTATTGCCATTACCTCAAGGTGCAACCATTACCTTGTATGCAGGTAAACGTAAGTTAGGATTGAAACCTACGGATTTAGATAACTTCCGTGGGGAGCGTGGTCGTCGTGGTAGTTTACTGCCAAGAGGCCTACAACGAGTTACTCGCATTGATATTAATGGTGAGAGCACAGCGACTGAAGAAGAAAGTGAATAA